In Vicinamibacterales bacterium, the following are encoded in one genomic region:
- a CDS encoding 2-oxoacid:acceptor oxidoreductase family protein, with the protein MTDKPRYPGIRVTANGNQLVSYHTETRIADAGVFYPITPSTEGGELYQQAFAEGHLNVFGRNTLAIEAEGEHAAQGGAIAHSVSGKRVVNYTSGQGVVYGVEQYYHAPGKCSTMVLEVAARALTKHALNVHCGHDDVYGALDTGWIIVFGKDAQQAADQALILRRVTELSLTPGMNVMDGFLTSHLERTFYKHEAGLIREYLGAPDDIIECPTDSQRKLFGPRRRRVPKMIDLANPVLLGPVQNQEHYMQGVVARRNNFIEPILDFFDAAYKDFAALTGRHYGLVTQYKCDDADTVFVSLGSAAENIEAAVDHLRRREHARVGSIHINVFRPFPEAAVVTALAGKKNVIVLERTDEPMAGDNPMGRDIRTALNKALQGVDGLPALTPDRMPRLFGGVYGLGSRDFRPEHTIGAYEYVTGRRARKDGKRAADGASFIVLGVDHPYEVKSDDTPSLLPDKAIAVRFHSVGGWGAITTGKNLGAIIGDLNDLLYERDRVVDEFGNPKEIIHVSANPKYGSEKKGAPTSYFMIAAPERIRVNCDLRHVNVVLCCDPKAFTHTNPLDGMAEGGSLVWESEEEGEAAWERLPLWARRQIIDKKIRVFTLPGFKIAREATDRGDLQLRMQGNAFLGAFFSVSPMLADFRITPEQFRDAVHKQYVKKFGKLGEAVVASNMEVMTKGFELVREINVGELEAPDRSTLRGKALLPVAMAPSVAAREGCGTGCRTVEPPAGQAERPPLMRVAEFDANFRAKLGYNQPANAYASLGIMAAGSGDTASKYVARRETPLYIPENCTQCMECIAVCPDTALPNCSQDLDTILRTAVSNYVSDSGERAKMLDLLPEISRRTRELMRAAVAGKEAPPPQAFIRKVTHEVNGFSARAKEEFFGIIDKVPMAYQKANAIFATPEKKSPGSGGIFSIFVSDLCKGCAACVTACGDHQALRMVQETEEVNAEHESGTAFLNLLPDTAQKYLGLYNDTRPQDSKTATLRNMLMVRRNYDALVSGDGACAGCGEKSILRSVTAVTESYMRPLFHAKADRFRRKADDLEKTGGQKLAALKARSQEHYDLFRQAVAHLVMGLGGEDDADTRARIAAHGPISDQDVIGAIAAVLRHEAFIHKNLQPVDGRAANGQAVMAMAAHTGCNTVYGSTPPNNPHPYPWMNSLFQDGITVGWLLGESFIVDHGRRSVIPERLADALMQRDTEVITPREYYEYAHFSDALMTDQEVLEMPKVWVVGGDGGMGDIGYQNMSKVILQNRPNVKAVMLDTQVYSNTGGQNSDSTPMLGGNDMNMFGAATQGKNVEKKTVAETFLAGHGSPFVAQVSIANAPKLYRAILDGIEYRGTAFLQCFTTCQPEHGVADDMALTQAQRVRDSRGAPEFVFNPRLGESYQDALDIKGNPTIDMDWYETKFKATNESYRYTVAHWCATEARFRNHLKKVKAEDAAKLIPLENMLVRITQQDVVYRRYLVQGHRSHVPDFGVFITVQGSNGHVEYRAISRQLVLFCVERRKAWRMLQSKAGVENREYKAQRALLADVDAGRIPLDEFFAHAESLLKARIGGPAAAHKAPEPRAPRPAAAAAAAAPPPDGAVSAGV; encoded by the coding sequence GCAGGCCGCCGATCAGGCGCTGATTCTGCGCCGCGTCACCGAGCTCAGTCTCACGCCGGGAATGAACGTGATGGACGGCTTCCTCACGTCGCACCTCGAGCGGACGTTCTACAAGCACGAAGCGGGTCTGATCCGCGAGTATCTCGGCGCGCCGGACGACATCATCGAGTGTCCGACCGACAGCCAGCGGAAGCTCTTCGGCCCCCGGCGGCGGCGCGTGCCCAAGATGATCGATCTCGCCAACCCTGTCCTCCTCGGTCCGGTCCAGAACCAGGAGCACTACATGCAGGGAGTGGTGGCGCGGCGGAACAATTTCATCGAGCCAATCCTGGACTTTTTCGACGCGGCGTACAAGGACTTCGCGGCGCTCACCGGCCGTCATTACGGCCTCGTCACTCAGTACAAGTGCGACGACGCCGACACGGTGTTCGTGTCGCTCGGCTCGGCGGCGGAGAACATCGAGGCGGCGGTCGACCACCTGCGGCGGCGCGAGCACGCGCGGGTCGGTTCGATCCACATCAACGTCTTCCGGCCGTTCCCCGAGGCGGCGGTCGTCACCGCGCTGGCGGGGAAGAAGAACGTCATCGTCCTCGAGCGGACGGACGAACCGATGGCCGGCGACAACCCGATGGGGCGGGACATCCGCACGGCGTTGAACAAGGCGCTGCAGGGCGTGGACGGCCTGCCGGCGTTGACGCCGGATCGGATGCCGCGGCTGTTCGGCGGCGTCTACGGTCTCGGGTCGCGCGACTTCCGTCCCGAGCACACGATCGGCGCCTACGAATACGTCACCGGGCGCCGCGCGCGGAAGGACGGCAAGCGCGCGGCGGACGGCGCGTCGTTCATCGTGCTCGGCGTCGATCATCCCTACGAAGTGAAGTCGGACGACACGCCGTCGCTGCTGCCCGACAAGGCGATCGCCGTCCGCTTCCATTCGGTCGGCGGGTGGGGCGCGATCACGACCGGCAAGAACCTCGGCGCGATCATCGGCGACCTGAACGACCTGCTCTACGAGCGCGACCGCGTCGTCGACGAGTTCGGCAACCCGAAGGAGATCATCCACGTCAGCGCCAACCCGAAATACGGATCGGAGAAGAAGGGGGCGCCGACGTCGTACTTCATGATCGCGGCGCCGGAGCGCATCCGCGTCAACTGCGACCTCCGCCACGTCAACGTCGTCCTCTGCTGCGACCCCAAGGCGTTCACCCACACCAACCCGCTGGACGGGATGGCGGAAGGCGGCAGCCTGGTCTGGGAGTCGGAGGAGGAAGGCGAGGCCGCCTGGGAGCGGCTGCCGCTCTGGGCGCGCCGGCAGATCATCGACAAGAAGATCCGCGTCTTCACGCTGCCGGGCTTCAAGATCGCGCGTGAGGCGACCGACCGCGGCGACCTGCAGCTGCGGATGCAGGGGAACGCGTTTCTCGGCGCCTTCTTCTCGGTGTCGCCGATGCTCGCGGACTTCCGGATCACGCCGGAGCAGTTCCGCGACGCCGTGCACAAGCAGTACGTGAAGAAATTCGGCAAGCTCGGCGAGGCGGTCGTCGCCTCCAACATGGAGGTCATGACCAAGGGCTTCGAGCTGGTGCGCGAGATCAACGTCGGCGAGCTGGAGGCGCCGGACCGCTCGACGCTGCGCGGCAAGGCGCTGCTGCCGGTCGCGATGGCCCCGAGCGTCGCCGCGCGGGAAGGCTGCGGCACCGGCTGCCGGACCGTCGAGCCGCCGGCCGGCCAGGCCGAGCGTCCGCCGCTGATGCGCGTCGCCGAGTTCGACGCCAACTTCCGGGCGAAGCTCGGGTACAACCAGCCGGCGAACGCCTACGCCTCGCTCGGCATCATGGCGGCGGGCAGCGGCGACACCGCGTCGAAGTACGTGGCGCGCCGCGAGACGCCGCTCTACATCCCCGAGAACTGCACGCAGTGCATGGAGTGCATCGCGGTCTGCCCGGACACGGCGCTGCCGAACTGCTCGCAGGATCTCGACACGATTCTGCGCACCGCGGTGAGCAACTACGTGAGCGACAGCGGCGAGCGCGCGAAGATGCTCGATCTGCTGCCGGAGATCTCCAGGCGCACGCGCGAGCTGATGCGCGCCGCCGTCGCCGGCAAGGAGGCGCCGCCGCCGCAGGCCTTCATCCGCAAGGTCACCCACGAGGTCAACGGCTTCTCGGCGCGAGCGAAAGAGGAGTTCTTCGGCATCATCGACAAGGTGCCGATGGCCTATCAGAAGGCCAACGCGATCTTCGCGACGCCGGAGAAGAAGAGCCCGGGGTCCGGCGGCATCTTCTCGATCTTCGTCTCGGACCTCTGCAAGGGGTGCGCGGCGTGCGTCACGGCGTGCGGCGATCACCAGGCGCTGCGGATGGTGCAGGAAACCGAGGAGGTCAACGCCGAACACGAGAGCGGCACCGCCTTCCTCAACCTGCTGCCCGACACCGCGCAGAAGTACCTCGGGCTCTACAACGACACGCGTCCGCAGGATTCGAAGACCGCGACGCTCCGCAACATGCTGATGGTGCGGCGCAACTACGATGCGCTCGTCTCGGGCGACGGCGCCTGCGCCGGCTGTGGTGAGAAGAGCATCCTGCGCTCGGTGACGGCCGTGACCGAGTCGTACATGCGCCCGCTCTTCCACGCCAAGGCGGATCGGTTCCGGCGCAAGGCCGACGACCTGGAGAAGACCGGCGGGCAGAAGCTTGCGGCGCTGAAGGCGCGCAGCCAGGAACACTACGACCTGTTCCGGCAGGCGGTGGCGCACCTGGTGATGGGACTCGGCGGCGAGGACGACGCGGACACCAGGGCCCGCATCGCCGCACACGGCCCGATCTCGGACCAGGACGTGATCGGCGCGATCGCCGCCGTGCTGCGCCACGAAGCGTTCATCCACAAGAACCTGCAGCCCGTCGACGGCCGCGCCGCGAACGGCCAGGCGGTGATGGCCATGGCGGCGCACACCGGCTGCAACACCGTGTACGGATCGACGCCGCCCAACAACCCGCACCCCTATCCGTGGATGAACTCGCTCTTCCAGGACGGCATCACGGTGGGCTGGCTGCTCGGCGAGAGCTTCATCGTCGATCACGGCCGCCGCTCGGTGATCCCGGAGCGGCTGGCCGACGCGCTGATGCAGCGCGACACCGAGGTCATCACCCCGCGCGAGTACTACGAGTACGCGCACTTCAGCGATGCGCTGATGACCGACCAGGAAGTCCTCGAGATGCCGAAGGTCTGGGTCGTCGGCGGCGACGGCGGCATGGGCGACATCGGCTACCAGAACATGTCGAAGGTCATCCTGCAGAACCGGCCGAACGTCAAGGCGGTGATGCTCGACACCCAGGTCTATTCCAATACCGGCGGGCAGAACTCCGACTCGACGCCGATGCTCGGCGGCAACGACATGAACATGTTCGGCGCCGCGACGCAGGGGAAGAACGTCGAGAAGAAGACGGTGGCCGAGACGTTCCTGGCGGGCCACGGGTCTCCGTTCGTCGCGCAGGTGTCGATTGCCAACGCGCCGAAGCTGTATCGCGCGATTCTCGACGGCATCGAGTACCGCGGCACGGCGTTCCTCCAGTGCTTCACCACCTGCCAGCCGGAACACGGCGTCGCCGACGACATGGCGCTGACCCAGGCGCAGCGGGTGCGCGATTCACGCGGCGCGCCCGAGTTCGTCTTCAACCCGCGTCTCGGCGAGAGCTACCAGGACGCGCTCGACATCAAGGGCAACCCGACGATCGACATGGACTGGTACGAGACCAAGTTCAAGGCGACCAACGAGAGCTACCGCTACACCGTGGCGCACTGGTGCGCGACGGAGGCCCGCTTCCGGAACCATCTGAAGAAGGTCAAGGCCGAGGACGCGGCGAAGCTGATCCCGCTCGAGAACATGCTCGTGCGGATCACGCAGCAGGACGTCGTCTACCGGCGGTACCTGGTGCAGGGGCACCGGTCTCACGTGCCCGATTTCGGGGTCTTCATCACCGTGCAGGGGAGCAACGGCCACGTCGAGTACCGGGCCATCTCGCGGCAGCTCGTGCTCTTCTGCGTCGAGCGCCGCAAGGCGTGGCGCATGCTGCAGAGCAAGGCGGGCGTCGAGAACCGCGAGTACAAGGCGCAGCGCGCGCTGCTGGCGGACGTCGACGCGGGACGGATCCCGCTCGACGAATTCTTCGCCCACGCCGAGTCGCTGCTCAAGGCGCGGATCGGCGGTCCGGCCGCCGCGCACAAGGCGCCCGAGCCGCGGGCACCGCGCCCGGCAGCTGCCGCCGCCGCCGCGGCGCCGCCGCCCGACGGCGCGGTCTCGGCCGGCGTGTAG